In Cytobacillus oceanisediminis, the following proteins share a genomic window:
- the xylE gene encoding D-xylose transporter XylE, whose product MKQNRNSLYIGSLTLVAAIGGLLFGYDTAVISGAEKSLEIYLINSLGLGSLAHGATTSSALIGCIIGGLISGYFASKFGRKKSLIAAAVLFFLSALGSAFPEFLFFTKGEPTISLLLTFNLYRIIGGIGVGLASAIVPMYIGEIAPADIRGRLVSFNQFMIIFGMLVVYFVNWGIASGRPLEWINDVGWRYMFASEAIPALAFGLLLLLVPETPRYLAINNHDDKALAVLTKINGAAEAKTILGEIKKSVAASANVPAEKLFAYGKLVIVIGILLSVFQQFVGINVALYYAPRIFESMGAAKDASMLQTIVMGVINVIFTVVAILTVDKWGRKPLLITGSIGMAIGMFGVAGMAFSNIIGMGTLIFIIVYTASFMMSWGPICWVLISEIFPNKIRGQAVAVAVAAQWAANYFISSTYPMMMEFSGGLTYGFYGLMSVLSAIFVWKFVPETKGKTLENMESIWKRTA is encoded by the coding sequence ATGAAACAGAATCGGAACTCTCTATATATTGGTTCACTTACATTGGTTGCTGCGATAGGAGGTTTGCTTTTCGGATATGATACGGCTGTTATTTCAGGAGCTGAAAAGTCACTGGAAATCTATTTGATCAATAGTTTGGGATTAGGGTCGCTGGCTCACGGGGCGACAACCTCGAGTGCTTTAATTGGCTGTATCATTGGCGGTTTAATTTCCGGTTATTTTGCGTCGAAGTTTGGGCGGAAAAAATCGCTGATTGCTGCGGCTGTTCTTTTCTTCCTATCCGCATTAGGCTCCGCTTTTCCTGAATTTTTATTTTTCACTAAAGGGGAACCGACCATCTCGTTATTATTGACTTTTAATCTTTATCGCATTATAGGTGGAATTGGGGTTGGCCTGGCGTCAGCAATTGTTCCCATGTATATCGGCGAAATTGCACCTGCCGATATCCGCGGACGCCTGGTTTCATTCAATCAGTTTATGATCATTTTCGGAATGCTTGTCGTGTACTTTGTAAACTGGGGCATTGCCAGCGGGCGTCCTTTGGAATGGATCAATGATGTTGGCTGGAGGTACATGTTTGCTTCAGAAGCTATTCCGGCCCTTGCCTTTGGTCTTCTGCTGCTCCTGGTTCCGGAGACACCCCGATACCTGGCCATCAATAATCATGATGATAAAGCTTTAGCAGTACTTACGAAAATTAATGGTGCAGCAGAGGCAAAAACGATCTTGGGTGAAATCAAAAAATCGGTAGCAGCCTCAGCAAATGTTCCAGCAGAAAAACTGTTTGCATACGGAAAATTAGTGATTGTTATAGGAATTCTGCTGTCTGTATTCCAGCAATTTGTCGGGATTAATGTGGCTTTGTACTATGCACCGCGAATTTTTGAAAGCATGGGAGCAGCAAAGGATGCCTCGATGCTGCAGACGATAGTTATGGGTGTCATAAATGTCATCTTTACAGTAGTGGCCATTTTAACTGTAGATAAATGGGGACGCAAGCCATTATTGATCACGGGTTCCATTGGCATGGCGATCGGGATGTTTGGTGTTGCAGGAATGGCTTTTTCCAATATAATCGGCATGGGCACGTTAATTTTTATTATCGTTTACACAGCGTCTTTCATGATGTCATGGGGACCGATATGCTGGGTATTGATCTCGGAAATTTTCCCAAACAAAATCCGCGGACAGGCAGTGGCGGTAGCAGTAGCAGCACAATGGGCCGCAAACTATTTCATTTCATCGACTTATCCGATGATGATGGAATTCAGCGGCGGCTTAACTTACGGCTTCTATGGACTGATGAGTGTTCTTTCAGCCATTTTTGTATGGAAGTTTGTACCTGAAACGAAAGGGAAAACTCTTGAGAACATGGAGAGTATTTGGAAAAGAACTGCCTAA
- a CDS encoding metal ABC transporter substrate-binding protein — MIKKGILLLAASLLSVLFLSACSSGKSSTSANEDGKIQVVTTYSIVYDIVKNVGGDLVEIHSLAPIGSNPHEYDPLPEDVQKTTDADAVFYNGLNLEAGNSWFNKLMETAGKDGEDAPVFLMSKGVDAMHLTTKGKESEEDPHAWLDIRNGIKYAENARDGLIKADPDNKEIYEKNAEEYIAKLQELHDEAVEQFNEIPENERVLVTSEGAFKYFSEAYGFQAEYIWEINQENQGTPEQITRIVDIINEKGITGLFLETSIDARSMESVSDETNVPIMGKVFTDSLAKPGEDGDTYISMMEWNIKTIKEGLTR; from the coding sequence ATGATTAAAAAAGGCATTCTTTTATTAGCTGCATCCCTTCTTTCTGTGTTATTCCTGTCAGCCTGCAGCAGCGGAAAAAGCAGCACATCAGCAAATGAAGATGGAAAAATCCAAGTTGTCACTACCTATTCGATTGTGTATGACATTGTTAAAAATGTAGGCGGGGATTTAGTTGAGATTCATAGTTTAGCACCCATTGGCTCCAATCCCCACGAATATGACCCGCTTCCTGAGGATGTGCAAAAAACAACCGATGCAGATGCTGTATTTTACAACGGCCTGAATCTGGAAGCCGGCAACTCATGGTTCAATAAGCTGATGGAAACTGCCGGAAAAGACGGTGAAGATGCGCCAGTCTTCCTGATGAGCAAAGGCGTTGATGCCATGCACTTAACCACAAAAGGCAAAGAAAGTGAAGAAGATCCCCATGCATGGCTGGACATCCGAAATGGGATCAAATACGCGGAAAATGCCAGAGATGGACTTATTAAAGCAGATCCAGACAACAAAGAGATTTACGAGAAAAACGCAGAAGAATATATTGCAAAGCTTCAGGAGCTGCATGATGAAGCGGTCGAACAATTTAATGAAATTCCAGAAAATGAACGGGTTCTTGTTACAAGTGAAGGTGCTTTTAAATATTTCAGCGAAGCCTACGGATTCCAGGCAGAATACATTTGGGAAATCAACCAGGAAAACCAGGGAACACCAGAACAAATAACAAGAATTGTGGATATTATCAATGAAAAAGGAATTACAGGTCTATTCCTGGAAACAAGCATTGACGCAAGAAGCATGGAATCCGTATCCGATGAAACCAATGTTCCGATCATGGGAAAAGTGTTTACAGACTCTCTGGCAAAGCCGGGTGAAGATGGCGATACGTACATCTCTATGATGGAATGGAATATTAAAACCATTAAAGAAGGCTTGACCCGGTAG
- a CDS encoding metal ABC transporter permease, with product MAFIEAVMQYGFLQKALLTSVMVGIICGVIGCFIILRGMALMGDAISHAVLPGVAISYMLGVNFFFGAVISGVITAIAIGFVSQNSRIKHDTSIGIMFTAAFASGIIIITMLKSSTDLYHILFGNVLAVRLSDMWITLGISLIVLAAVYLFYKELLVTSFDETMGAAYGLPVRFIHYFLMTLLTMVTVASLQTVGIVLVVAMLITPAAAAYLLTERLWMMIFLASGIGVISSIVGLYFSFTYNLASGATIVISSTAIFILVFLFSPKHGLIWKTLKVKKKRASLV from the coding sequence ATGGCTTTTATTGAAGCGGTCATGCAATATGGCTTTCTGCAAAAAGCGTTATTAACCTCGGTTATGGTAGGAATTATCTGCGGAGTCATTGGGTGCTTTATCATCCTGAGAGGAATGGCTCTCATGGGAGATGCCATATCACATGCTGTACTTCCGGGCGTCGCTATTTCATATATGCTGGGAGTTAACTTCTTCTTTGGCGCAGTCATAAGCGGAGTGATCACAGCTATCGCCATTGGTTTTGTATCCCAAAACAGCCGGATTAAGCATGATACCTCGATTGGAATTATGTTTACAGCGGCATTTGCTTCAGGAATCATTATTATTACCATGCTAAAAAGCAGTACAGATCTATACCATATTTTATTTGGTAATGTACTGGCAGTAAGATTATCCGACATGTGGATCACTTTGGGCATCAGCCTTATTGTATTGGCGGCTGTTTACCTCTTTTACAAAGAATTATTGGTCACATCGTTTGATGAAACGATGGGAGCAGCTTACGGACTGCCAGTTCGTTTCATTCATTATTTCCTAATGACTCTCTTGACCATGGTAACCGTTGCATCCCTCCAGACAGTTGGGATTGTCCTGGTTGTTGCCATGCTGATCACCCCTGCAGCGGCAGCTTATCTCTTAACCGAGCGGCTGTGGATGATGATTTTCCTTGCCTCTGGCATTGGTGTGATTTCATCCATCGTGGGACTTTACTTTAGCTTCACCTACAACTTAGCTTCTGGAGCAACGATTGTCATATCATCTACTGCTATTTTCATTCTCGTTTTCTTATTCTCACCTAAGCATGGGCTAATTTGGAAAACGCTGAAAGTAAAGAAAAAGAGAGCTTCATTAGTTTAA
- a CDS encoding glycerol-3-phosphate acyltransferase — protein sequence MIDDVWTALMVMIFSYVLGSVTGAYYVVKYIAKEDIRKKGSGNVGATNAGRAIGKKGFLLTIAIDAGKAWAALYVTGLMFEGDGLLILSAVFVLIGHLFPIQLGFHGGKGVVVYLASALFLEPMTIAIMAITMGIAYAVLRKYTRSGFIAMASIPITAWVIGDSFIISAGLLLLLLIVLISHTHFIMPKHRR from the coding sequence ATGATCGATGATGTGTGGACTGCCCTGATGGTTATGATCTTTTCTTACGTATTGGGGAGTGTAACCGGGGCTTATTATGTGGTTAAATACATAGCAAAAGAGGATATAAGAAAAAAGGGGAGCGGGAATGTAGGGGCTACCAATGCAGGCAGAGCAATCGGCAAGAAGGGGTTCTTGCTTACAATAGCAATTGATGCTGGAAAGGCATGGGCCGCTTTATATGTAACTGGACTCATGTTTGAAGGTGATGGTTTATTAATCCTTAGCGCAGTTTTCGTGCTTATTGGCCATTTGTTTCCTATTCAGCTGGGTTTTCATGGGGGAAAAGGAGTGGTTGTCTACTTGGCTTCTGCTTTGTTTTTGGAGCCCATGACAATAGCGATAATGGCTATCACGATGGGAATTGCCTATGCAGTTCTCCGGAAGTATACACGATCGGGTTTTATCGCTATGGCTTCCATTCCCATAACAGCCTGGGTGATTGGTGATTCATTCATCATTTCTGCAGGCCTTCTGCTGCTGCTTTTGATTGTTCTAATTTCCCATACCCATTTCATCATGCCTAAACATAGGAGGTAA
- the xylA gene encoding xylose isomerase — protein sequence MNYFSNVSGVKYEGPDSNNPLAFKYYNPEEMINGRKMEDLLRFAVSYWHTFTAEGTDPFGDGTMIRSYGRFSGMDLAKARVEASFEFYEKLNVPFFCFHDADIAPEGDSLSETFKNLDEITAMIKEYMKSSKTKLLWNTANMFSHPRWLHGAATAPNADVFAYAAAKVKKGLEIGKELGAVNYVFWGGREGYETLLNTNMKLELDNLARFFHMAIDYAKEIGFDAQFLIEPKPKEPTKHQYDFDVATSLSFLQSYGLKDYFKFNIEANHATLAGHTFEHELHTARINGMLGSVDANQGDTLLGWDTDEFPTDIYSTALAMVEILKNDGLGTGGLNFDAKVRRGSFDPEDLFYAHIAGMDTFAVGAKVAQRLIEDKVLDNFIADRYSSYTEGIGLEIVEGKTDFHKLEKHALQLEKIENKSGRQEQLKAVLNKYILEAYASVKA from the coding sequence ATGAACTACTTTAGTAATGTGAGCGGAGTAAAATACGAAGGTCCAGATTCTAATAATCCATTGGCTTTTAAATATTATAATCCTGAAGAAATGATCAACGGCAGAAAAATGGAAGACCTTCTCCGTTTTGCTGTGTCTTACTGGCATACGTTCACTGCGGAAGGCACAGATCCTTTCGGAGATGGAACGATGATCCGTTCCTATGGCAGATTTTCCGGAATGGACTTGGCCAAGGCACGTGTAGAAGCCTCCTTTGAATTCTATGAAAAACTGAATGTTCCGTTTTTCTGTTTCCATGACGCTGATATTGCGCCTGAAGGGGATTCATTAAGCGAAACTTTTAAGAACTTAGATGAAATTACGGCCATGATTAAGGAATACATGAAATCCAGCAAAACAAAGTTATTATGGAATACTGCTAATATGTTTTCACATCCGCGCTGGCTGCACGGTGCGGCGACAGCGCCTAATGCTGATGTATTTGCTTATGCTGCAGCGAAAGTGAAAAAGGGACTTGAGATCGGCAAGGAGCTGGGTGCTGTGAACTATGTATTCTGGGGCGGACGCGAAGGATACGAAACACTGCTGAATACGAACATGAAGCTTGAACTCGATAATCTTGCGCGCTTCTTCCATATGGCAATTGATTATGCAAAGGAAATTGGATTTGACGCACAATTCTTAATCGAGCCAAAGCCGAAGGAGCCTACCAAACATCAATATGATTTTGATGTGGCAACCAGTTTATCATTCTTGCAATCTTACGGCTTAAAAGACTACTTTAAATTCAATATTGAAGCAAACCACGCGACCCTTGCCGGCCATACATTTGAGCATGAACTGCACACAGCACGCATAAATGGAATGCTTGGTTCAGTGGATGCAAACCAGGGAGATACCCTGCTGGGATGGGATACTGACGAATTCCCGACAGATATCTATTCTACAGCATTGGCAATGGTTGAAATTCTTAAAAATGACGGCCTTGGAACAGGCGGCCTAAACTTTGATGCGAAGGTACGAAGAGGATCATTTGACCCTGAGGACCTGTTCTATGCTCATATTGCAGGAATGGACACATTTGCAGTTGGTGCAAAAGTTGCACAGCGTTTAATTGAAGATAAAGTATTAGACAACTTTATTGCTGACAGATATAGCAGCTATACGGAAGGCATCGGCCTTGAAATCGTTGAGGGAAAAACAGACTTCCATAAGCTTGAGAAGCATGCTCTTCAGCTTGAAAAGATCGAAAACAAGTCAGGAAGACAGGAACAGCTAAAAGCTGTCTTAAATAAATACATTCTCGAAGCCTATGCGAGTGTAAAAGCGTAA
- the xylB gene encoding xylulokinase: protein MKYVIGIDLGTSSVKVLLMNQKGEVCSEVSRSYPLIHEKSGYSEQDPGEWVDKTVDALKEISEQFDGSEEDIQGISFSGQMHGLVLLDKENMVLRNAILWNDTRTTEQCKQIYDMAGEKRLLEITKNPALEGFTLPKLLWVKQYEPEVFEKAAVFMLPKDYLRFKLTGRIHSEYSDAAGTLLLNVGRKMWSEEICGLTGIDVNICPPLVESHECVGTLKPEIAEKTGLYPLTKVFAGGADNACGAIGSGILSEGKTLCSIGTSGVVLSYEEQNDKDFQGKVHYFNHGEEKAYYTMGVTLAAGHSLSWFKDTFAEMESFDSLLAEMSEVPIGSNGLLFTPYLAGERTPYADSLIRGSFIGMDSSHNRNDFVRSVIEGITFSLNESIEIFRESGKLVDTIISIGGGAKSDAWLQIQADIFNSTIVKLSSEQGPAVGAAMLAAYGCKWYESLEACADDFITYEKTYTPIPENVKKYQELFQLYKEVYVQTRKLNEGLAGFRKK from the coding sequence ATGAAATATGTAATCGGGATTGACCTTGGCACGAGCTCGGTAAAAGTTTTATTAATGAATCAAAAGGGAGAAGTATGCAGCGAAGTTTCCAGGTCTTATCCGCTCATTCATGAAAAGTCGGGTTATAGTGAACAGGACCCTGGTGAATGGGTTGATAAAACAGTCGATGCTCTTAAAGAAATTTCAGAGCAGTTCGATGGAAGTGAGGAAGACATTCAAGGAATCAGTTTTTCAGGCCAAATGCACGGCCTGGTCCTTCTGGATAAAGAGAATATGGTTCTGCGAAATGCAATCCTCTGGAATGATACCCGCACGACAGAGCAGTGTAAACAGATCTATGACATGGCTGGTGAGAAGCGTCTGCTTGAAATCACAAAGAATCCGGCATTGGAAGGCTTCACTTTACCAAAGCTGCTTTGGGTGAAGCAATATGAGCCGGAAGTTTTTGAAAAAGCGGCTGTATTTATGCTCCCTAAAGATTATCTGCGCTTTAAACTGACTGGAAGGATTCATAGTGAATATAGTGATGCAGCGGGTACTTTGCTGCTGAATGTCGGCCGGAAAATGTGGAGTGAAGAGATATGCGGGCTAACCGGGATTGATGTGAATATCTGTCCGCCTTTAGTTGAATCCCATGAATGTGTAGGGACGTTAAAGCCTGAGATTGCTGAGAAGACGGGATTATATCCTTTAACGAAGGTATTTGCCGGAGGAGCTGACAATGCCTGTGGTGCGATCGGTTCAGGTATTCTGTCAGAAGGAAAAACATTATGCAGCATTGGCACATCCGGAGTCGTTTTATCCTATGAAGAACAAAATGACAAGGATTTTCAGGGGAAAGTCCATTATTTTAATCATGGTGAAGAAAAGGCCTATTACACAATGGGCGTAACCCTGGCAGCGGGACATAGTTTGAGCTGGTTTAAAGATACGTTTGCAGAAATGGAATCATTCGACTCCTTGCTGGCTGAAATGAGCGAGGTTCCGATTGGATCGAACGGTCTTTTGTTTACGCCATATTTAGCCGGTGAGCGCACGCCATATGCAGATTCACTTATTCGGGGAAGCTTTATCGGCATGGACTCTTCACATAATCGAAATGACTTTGTTCGATCGGTCATTGAAGGAATTACCTTTTCTTTAAATGAATCGATTGAAATATTCAGGGAAAGCGGCAAGCTAGTCGATACAATCATTTCAATCGGAGGAGGAGCAAAAAGTGATGCCTGGCTGCAAATCCAGGCTGATATCTTCAATAGCACAATCGTAAAGCTTTCAAGTGAACAAGGACCTGCTGTAGGTGCGGCTATGCTCGCGGCATATGGATGCAAATGGTATGAATCTCTGGAAGCATGTGCCGATGACTTCATAACATACGAAAAGACGTATACTCCAATCCCTGAAAACGTTAAGAAATATCAGGAACTTTTCCAGTTATACAAGGAAGTTTATGTGCAAACCAGGAAACTGAACGAGGGTTTGGCCGGTTTTAGGAAAAAGTAA
- a CDS encoding metal ABC transporter ATP-binding protein, translating into MKDPAISIEDLHVSYFGNEAVTGVSLSVTTGNLVGIIGPNGAGKSTFLKAMLNLIPKDKGAVKVLGKPIAEVRKSIAYVPQRNDIDWDFPITVLDAVLIGTYPHLKLFRRPKKKDKEWAMECLQRVGMQEFSRRQIGELSGGQQQRVFLARALAQKADLFFLDEPFVGVDVSSEETIVNILKELCRQGKTVIVVHHDLSKANDYFNQLILLNKELISFGTVEEVFKPEVIAKAYKGQFAFMNEIGVSL; encoded by the coding sequence ATGAAGGATCCAGCAATTAGCATAGAGGATTTGCATGTTTCCTATTTCGGAAATGAAGCGGTGACAGGAGTCAGCCTTTCTGTTACTACAGGCAATTTGGTAGGAATTATCGGGCCGAATGGCGCAGGAAAATCGACTTTTTTAAAAGCCATGCTAAATCTCATACCAAAAGATAAAGGTGCGGTAAAAGTGCTGGGAAAACCTATTGCTGAAGTGCGCAAGAGTATCGCCTATGTGCCGCAGCGGAATGACATTGACTGGGATTTCCCAATCACTGTGCTTGATGCGGTTCTTATTGGGACCTACCCCCATTTAAAACTGTTCCGCCGTCCAAAGAAAAAGGATAAAGAGTGGGCCATGGAATGTCTTCAGCGAGTTGGCATGCAGGAGTTCAGCAGAAGGCAGATTGGGGAACTATCAGGCGGCCAGCAGCAGAGAGTTTTTCTGGCGAGAGCACTTGCTCAAAAAGCGGATTTGTTCTTTCTGGATGAGCCATTTGTTGGAGTTGATGTATCCAGTGAGGAAACCATTGTGAACATTTTGAAGGAGCTGTGCAGACAAGGAAAAACAGTGATTGTTGTACACCATGATTTAAGTAAAGCAAATGATTATTTCAATCAGTTAATTCTCCTTAATAAGGAATTGATCAGTTTTGGGACCGTTGAAGAAGTGTTTAAACCTGAAGTAATTGCAAAAGCATACAAGGGGCAATTTGCTTTTATGAATGAGATTGGGGTGTCGCTATAA
- a CDS encoding aldose epimerase family protein produces MNITESIFGEWNGHKVKSYTISNDHGMKVSCIEYGGIITGISVPDREGNIENVVLGFDTLEEYTKHSPFFGSIIGRVAGRIAGSTFTLDGTAYQLPKNDGEHHLHGGKGGFHHVIWDSAAEKGRNEANIRFSYVSPDGEEGYPGTLDVTVNYTLNNENELVISYKAISDEKTIINLTNHTYFNLSGDLKRDILEHEVTMQSDHFLELDDTLIPTGEFIHVENTPFDFRAGKKIKEGVKSGHQQNILAGGGYDHPFLLNTGEMAVVDSASGRKLAVETDRQSVVLYTANMLGNDFEIRGVQSKRHLGLCLETQCPPDAIHHENFPSIVLEKNEVFKTKTSFKFLIV; encoded by the coding sequence ATGAACATAACTGAAAGTATCTTTGGCGAATGGAATGGACACAAGGTTAAATCCTATACAATCAGCAATGATCATGGAATGAAAGTATCGTGTATTGAATACGGGGGAATCATTACCGGGATATCTGTCCCTGATCGTGAAGGAAATATAGAGAATGTGGTCCTGGGTTTTGACACGCTTGAAGAGTATACAAAGCATTCACCCTTTTTTGGTTCGATTATAGGAAGGGTGGCCGGAAGGATAGCAGGCTCAACTTTCACTCTTGATGGAACTGCTTACCAGCTGCCAAAAAATGATGGGGAACACCATCTGCATGGAGGTAAAGGTGGTTTTCATCATGTAATTTGGGACTCGGCCGCTGAAAAGGGCAGGAATGAGGCGAATATCAGGTTCTCCTATGTAAGCCCGGATGGAGAAGAAGGGTATCCTGGGACTCTTGATGTAACGGTAAACTATACACTGAACAATGAGAATGAACTGGTCATTAGTTATAAAGCTATATCTGATGAAAAAACGATCATCAATCTGACAAACCATACTTATTTTAACCTAAGCGGGGACTTAAAGAGGGACATTCTTGAGCACGAGGTAACCATGCAAAGTGATCACTTCCTGGAGCTTGATGACACATTGATTCCTACTGGGGAATTCATACATGTTGAAAATACCCCGTTTGATTTCAGAGCAGGGAAGAAAATCAAAGAAGGCGTAAAGTCCGGCCATCAGCAGAACATTCTTGCGGGCGGAGGTTATGATCATCCATTTCTATTAAATACAGGTGAAATGGCTGTAGTGGATTCTGCAAGCGGACGAAAACTGGCAGTGGAAACGGATAGGCAGAGTGTTGTTTTATATACAGCGAACATGCTGGGAAATGATTTTGAAATTAGAGGTGTTCAGTCAAAAAGGCATTTGGGGCTATGTCTGGAAACACAATGTCCGCCTGATGCCATTCATCATGAAAACTTTCCTTCTATTGTCCTGGAGAAAAATGAGGTCTTCAAAACAAAAACCAGTTTCAAGTTTCTCATTGTTTAA
- a CDS encoding DHA2 family efflux MFS transporter permease subunit, with product MAALLVAGFVGLFSETALNIALGELSFIFSVDATVIQWLATGYFLTLGILVPVTGIMMQKFTTRQMFMASVLLSIIGTVMAATASVFPVLLAGRIIQAAGLAINLPLTQNVIFTIFPPDKRGGAMGIMGLVMLAGPALGPTLAGLILDTLSWHWIFWFTIPFLLFSLLFGFSYLPNVNEILKVSIDVLSVFLSTIGFGGIVYGVSAGGEHGGWTSTSVIISIIAGILALIIFAVRQTKLDVPMLNLKAFKYPLFVLGVFMSFITFFNMLSMLVILPMYMQMALIIAAFTTGLVLLPGSLLNCILAPAIGRLFDRFGPKAVITPGTILVAVGYGAYSQFGTDTALWMIVLTHMIMMLGIGAVLASVQTNTLNSLPRQYYPDGIALTQTVQQVSGAIGIAIMVSLMAAKQNSYLAAAAGEPAQAAAAGSALVFKISLALAILNIILSLFMKKPE from the coding sequence ATGGCGGCACTTTTGGTCGCAGGGTTTGTCGGACTTTTCAGTGAAACGGCATTAAATATTGCTTTAGGCGAATTAAGCTTCATATTTAGCGTTGATGCAACTGTCATTCAGTGGCTGGCAACAGGATATTTCTTGACTCTGGGGATTTTGGTGCCGGTTACAGGCATTATGATGCAAAAATTTACAACCAGGCAAATGTTTATGGCTTCAGTGCTGTTATCCATTATCGGAACTGTCATGGCTGCGACAGCCTCCGTATTTCCAGTTTTACTAGCAGGACGCATTATTCAGGCAGCAGGATTAGCGATTAATTTACCCCTGACGCAAAATGTCATTTTCACTATTTTTCCTCCTGATAAACGCGGCGGGGCAATGGGAATCATGGGATTGGTCATGCTGGCAGGACCGGCGCTGGGTCCAACATTGGCAGGTCTCATTTTAGATACACTCTCATGGCATTGGATCTTCTGGTTTACGATTCCTTTCCTCCTGTTTTCTTTACTATTTGGGTTTTCGTATTTGCCGAATGTAAATGAGATACTGAAAGTTTCCATTGATGTATTATCGGTTTTCCTCTCAACGATCGGGTTCGGGGGAATCGTCTATGGAGTGAGTGCTGGCGGCGAGCATGGCGGATGGACAAGTACTTCTGTCATCATATCGATCATAGCAGGGATTCTGGCACTCATTATTTTTGCTGTGCGTCAGACAAAATTGGATGTGCCGATGCTCAATTTGAAAGCATTCAAATATCCGCTGTTTGTTCTGGGTGTATTTATGAGTTTTATCACGTTCTTTAATATGCTGTCCATGCTTGTCATTTTACCGATGTACATGCAAATGGCTTTGATCATCGCAGCATTCACAACCGGACTGGTTCTATTGCCGGGGAGCCTGCTAAACTGCATTCTGGCTCCGGCAATCGGGCGATTATTTGACAGATTTGGACCGAAAGCAGTCATCACACCCGGAACCATTTTGGTTGCGGTTGGATATGGAGCTTATTCCCAGTTTGGAACAGACACAGCTTTATGGATGATTGTGTTAACCCATATGATCATGATGCTGGGGATTGGGGCAGTGCTGGCATCTGTGCAGACAAACACTCTGAATTCCCTTCCGAGACAATACTATCCAGACGGGATTGCATTGACGCAAACAGTGCAGCAAGTGTCCGGAGCTATTGGGATTGCCATTATGGTATCCCTTATGGCCGCAAAGCAAAATAGTTACCTGGCAGCTGCCGCAGGAGAACCGGCACAGGCGGCGGCAGCGGGCTCGGCACTGGTATTTAAAATTAGTTTGGCCTTAGCCATACTTAATATAATCTTGTCACTTTTTATGAAGAAACCGGAATAA
- a CDS encoding metal-dependent transcriptional regulator: MIHISSKRYILEIYLLQEAHGHATISGIAKVLKVTVSAASKMAGKLKSGGYIHFQPYGTVKLTEQGLEIGKNLFQDHQVLMEFYQIIGVEEKLIRKKVSEVEMHIGTEVVFKIKSFIEDHKKNA; the protein is encoded by the coding sequence GTGATCCACATTAGTTCAAAGAGATATATTCTGGAGATTTATCTATTACAGGAAGCACATGGGCATGCGACCATTTCCGGCATTGCAAAGGTATTGAAGGTCACCGTCTCAGCTGCATCTAAAATGGCCGGAAAGCTTAAATCAGGCGGTTACATTCACTTTCAGCCCTATGGAACAGTAAAACTGACAGAACAAGGTTTAGAAATTGGCAAAAACCTATTTCAGGATCATCAGGTTTTAATGGAGTTTTATCAAATAATAGGGGTTGAAGAAAAACTGATCCGGAAGAAAGTTAGTGAAGTTGAAATGCATATCGGAACGGAAGTTGTTTTTAAAATTAAGAGCTTTATAGAAGATCATAAGAAAAACGCTTGA